Proteins encoded together in one Drosophila albomicans strain 15112-1751.03 chromosome 2R, ASM965048v2, whole genome shotgun sequence window:
- the LOC117575251 gene encoding probable tRNA (uracil-O(2)-)-methyltransferase, protein MASEHIGDKQFWLAIAILIKNYHALNKKIFEVLITEVQKQQDGKLHASNEDELEQQLQTDAGERTCDGFKIHFKMLTKKMSTNILANGVVEFVQQRYECHFVDAQSFDDFAVQLNGGELKVATFNQSNDKEISPSSRWAEFVLKPKLHNWSQSKREEAAQKSLHLLDVEKYNDLYKQLKQKHSQSLLELWQTANESTDPLKFIYEDLAIAAYLITLWSCTQSEPTGFADLGCGNGLLVYVLNAEGYKGYGYDVRQRKLWSLYPDETKTKLIERTVEPNSFRCEFDGIDWLIGNHSDELSPWLPVLAARLKCSYFLLPCCPFELSGAKFQRRNTCISAYQDFTLYARQVSQQCGFETLQDRLKIPSTKRLALIGLKRTAKASSTLEDFVQHELQKYQTGESKTEQTVKLREKAESVRNCTQIEKSIIDTLVLKIFRMLLDNTTGTESLSFESIWRQGRQLSMREIAQSLSKEELTGIKSECGGIKTLLRNKHEIFEFCGNDQIGLRKPKEITKLQQTKGKLLIIKKRACFFKLHHPQGCPLEESECSFIH, encoded by the exons ATGGCATCTGAACACATTGGCGACAAACAATTTTGGCTGGCAATAGCAATATTAATTAAGAACTATCATGcactgaataaaaaaatattcgaGGTGTTGATCACAGAAGTGCAAAAACAACAGGATGGAAAATTACATGCATCCAATGAAGATGAGCTGGAACAACAGCTGCAAACAGATGCCGGAGAGCGGACTTGCGATGGTTTTAAAATCCACTTTAAAATGCTGACCAAGAAAATGTCAACAAACATTTTGGCCAACGGTGTCGTGG AGTTTGTACAGCAACGTTATGAATGTCACTTTGTAGACGCCCAATCCTTTGATGATTTTGCTGTGCAATTAAATGGTGGTGAACTAAAAGTTGCCACGTTCAACCAGAGCAACGACAAGGAGATTTCTCCAAGCTCCCGTTGGGCTGAGTTTGTGCTAAAGCCAAAGCTTCACAATTGGTCACAAAGCAAACGCGAAGAAGCTGCTCAAAAATCACTGCACTTGCTGGATGTGGAGAAGTATAATGATCTATACAAACAGCTGAAACAGAAGCATTCGCAAAGTCTTCTAGAATTGTGGCAAACGGCAAATGAATCAACGGATCCATTAAAATTCATCTACGAAGACTTGGCTATTGCTGCCTATCTCATCACACTCTGGAGCTGTACACAAAGCGAACCCACTGGTTTCGCCGACTTGGGATGCGGCAATGGACTGCTGGTCTATGTGCTCAATGCCGAGGGCTACAAAGGCTATGGTTATGACGTGCGGCAGCGTAAGCTTTGGTCGCTGTATCCCgatgaaacaaaaacaaagcttaTTGAGCGCACTGTGGAACCAAATAGCTTTCGTTGTGAGTTCGATGGCATCGATTGGTTAATTGGCAATCATTCCGATGAGCTGTCGCCTTGGTTGCCAGTGCTTGCAGCGCGTCTCAAGTGCAGCTACTTCCTCCTACCTTGCTGCCCCTTCGAGCTGTCGGGTGCCAAGTTCCAGCGACGCAACACGTGTATTAGCGCCTATCAGGACTTTACTCTTTATGCCAGACAAGTGTCGCAGCAATGCGGCTTTGAAACGCTACAGGATCGCTTAAAGATACCAAGCACCAAACGCCTAGCTTTAATTGGACTCAAACGTACGGCGAAAGCGTCGTCTACGCTTGAAGATTTTGTGCAGCATGAGCTCCAAAAGTATCAAACTGGTGAATCCAAAACAGAGCAAACAGTCAAACTGCGAGAAAAAGCGGAATCCGTGAGAAATTGCACTCAGATCGAGAAGAGTATTATCGATACGCTGGTGCTGAAAATCTTTCGCATGCTGCTGGACAACACAACAGGCACAGAGTCATTATCATTCGAGTCTATTTGGCGGCAAGGAAGACAGTTGTCAATGCGCGAAATTGCTCAATCGCTCAGCAAAGAGGAGCTAACTGGCATCAAGTCGGAGTGTGGTGGCATTAAAACGCTCTTGCGTAATAAACACGAAATATTTGAGTTTTGTGGCAACGATCAAATTGGTCTACGCAAGCCCAAAGAAATTACAAAGTTGCAGCAGACAAAAGGAAAATTGCTGATCATTAAAAAACGTGCGTGTTTCTTTAAACTGCACCATCCTCAGGGTTGTCCATTGGAGGAGAGCGAGTGCTCGTTTATACATTAG
- the LOC117575252 gene encoding RNA-binding protein with serine-rich domain 1-B isoform X1 — MARARSPTAEGEKENKEKEVKEKDAKATTTSNSSSRRERERKRRGSASSSSDSSRSSSGSSSSRSSSGSDSRSSSSSSSDSSSSSSSSSTDTDRSEKNRRRGGGGGAAGKDNSRSPRKTTKSPRANSKARKETDRDRTERERDRVQRSRSRSRDRVRPRSSNDRSGGAGGGGEVNNVKRERSRSASRSRSPRRRGGGGGRGTVERTPPPKRRERSSSRSRSRSRSRSPTPKPVRIHVGRLTRNVNKDHVLEIFSSFGTVKNVEFPTDRYHPNFGRGMAYVEYATSEDCESAMKHMDGGQIDGQEITVSPVIVAKQRPPMRRPSPQMRRPQGGRWRSPPQFNRFNNRGGGGGGGGRRNSPPPRGRRSPRRRSRSPIRRRRRSNSSDSSR; from the exons at GGCGCGTGCCCGGTCTCCCACCGCCGAGGgcgaaaaggaaaataaagaGAAGGAAGTGAAAGAGAAGGATGCGAAAGCTACGACTACATCTAATTCATCATCGCGCAGAGAGCGGGAACGAAAGCGACGAGGCTCCGCCTCTTCTAGCAGTGACTCTAGCCGaag TTCCTCGGGTAGCTCATCATCGCGCAGCAGCTCTGGCTCAGACTCCCGATCCAGCTCCAGTAGCTCCAGCGACTCCTCCAGTTCCTCGTCCTCATCGTCAACCGACACCGATCGCAGCGAAAAGAACCGGCGTCGCGGAGGTGGTGGTGGTGCTGCTGGCAAAGATAATTCGCGTTCGCCACGCAAAACAACCAAATCGCCGCGAGCCAACAGCAAGGCACGTAAGGAAACTGATCGCGACCGCACAGAGCGGGAACGTGACCGGGTGCAACGCAGTCGCAGCCGTTCAAGAGATCGTGTTCGTCCGCGCTCCTCTAATGATCGCAGTGGCGGTGCTGGCGGCGGGGGCGAAGTGAACAACGTGAAACGCGAACGCTCCCGTTCCGCCAGCCGTTCTCGTTCACCACGTCGAcgtggtggcggcggcggtcgCGGCACAGTTGAGCGTACGCCGCCGCCCAAGCGTCGGGAGCGCTCAAGTTCTCGCTCGCGCAGTCGCAGCCGCTCCAGGTCGCCCACTCCGAAGCCAGTGCGCATTCACGTGGGTCGCTTGACCCGCAACGTTAACAAAGACCATGTGCTCGAGATCTTTAGTAGTTTTGGCACTGTGAAGAACGTAGAGTTCCCTACGGATCGTTATCATCCGAATTTCGGTCGCGGAATGGCGTATGTGGAATACGCCACCTCCGAGGACTGTGAGTCAGCCATGAAACACATGGATGGTGGACAAATCGATGGCCAGGAAATCACAGTATCGCCGGTAATTGTCGCCAAACAGCGACCGCCAATGCGGCGACCATCACCTCAAATGCGACGTCCTCAAGGCGGACGCTGGCGATCTCCGCCACAATTTAATCGCTTCAATAATCGTGGTGGAGGAGGCGGCGGGGGCGGAAGGCGCAATTCGCCTCCACCGAGAGGACGTCGATCACCGCGACGTCGTTCACGCTCGCCAATTAGACGCCGTCGTCGCAGCAACAGCTCAGACAGTTCCCGTTGA
- the LOC117575252 gene encoding RNA-binding protein with serine-rich domain 1-B isoform X2 produces the protein MARARSPTAEGEKENKEKEVKEKDAKATTTSNSSSRRERERKRRGSASSSSDSSRSSGSDSRSSSSSSSDSSSSSSSSSTDTDRSEKNRRRGGGGGAAGKDNSRSPRKTTKSPRANSKARKETDRDRTERERDRVQRSRSRSRDRVRPRSSNDRSGGAGGGGEVNNVKRERSRSASRSRSPRRRGGGGGRGTVERTPPPKRRERSSSRSRSRSRSRSPTPKPVRIHVGRLTRNVNKDHVLEIFSSFGTVKNVEFPTDRYHPNFGRGMAYVEYATSEDCESAMKHMDGGQIDGQEITVSPVIVAKQRPPMRRPSPQMRRPQGGRWRSPPQFNRFNNRGGGGGGGGRRNSPPPRGRRSPRRRSRSPIRRRRRSNSSDSSR, from the exons at GGCGCGTGCCCGGTCTCCCACCGCCGAGGgcgaaaaggaaaataaagaGAAGGAAGTGAAAGAGAAGGATGCGAAAGCTACGACTACATCTAATTCATCATCGCGCAGAGAGCGGGAACGAAAGCGACGAGGCTCCGCCTCTTCTAGCAGTGACTCTAGCCGaag CTCTGGCTCAGACTCCCGATCCAGCTCCAGTAGCTCCAGCGACTCCTCCAGTTCCTCGTCCTCATCGTCAACCGACACCGATCGCAGCGAAAAGAACCGGCGTCGCGGAGGTGGTGGTGGTGCTGCTGGCAAAGATAATTCGCGTTCGCCACGCAAAACAACCAAATCGCCGCGAGCCAACAGCAAGGCACGTAAGGAAACTGATCGCGACCGCACAGAGCGGGAACGTGACCGGGTGCAACGCAGTCGCAGCCGTTCAAGAGATCGTGTTCGTCCGCGCTCCTCTAATGATCGCAGTGGCGGTGCTGGCGGCGGGGGCGAAGTGAACAACGTGAAACGCGAACGCTCCCGTTCCGCCAGCCGTTCTCGTTCACCACGTCGAcgtggtggcggcggcggtcgCGGCACAGTTGAGCGTACGCCGCCGCCCAAGCGTCGGGAGCGCTCAAGTTCTCGCTCGCGCAGTCGCAGCCGCTCCAGGTCGCCCACTCCGAAGCCAGTGCGCATTCACGTGGGTCGCTTGACCCGCAACGTTAACAAAGACCATGTGCTCGAGATCTTTAGTAGTTTTGGCACTGTGAAGAACGTAGAGTTCCCTACGGATCGTTATCATCCGAATTTCGGTCGCGGAATGGCGTATGTGGAATACGCCACCTCCGAGGACTGTGAGTCAGCCATGAAACACATGGATGGTGGACAAATCGATGGCCAGGAAATCACAGTATCGCCGGTAATTGTCGCCAAACAGCGACCGCCAATGCGGCGACCATCACCTCAAATGCGACGTCCTCAAGGCGGACGCTGGCGATCTCCGCCACAATTTAATCGCTTCAATAATCGTGGTGGAGGAGGCGGCGGGGGCGGAAGGCGCAATTCGCCTCCACCGAGAGGACGTCGATCACCGCGACGTCGTTCACGCTCGCCAATTAGACGCCGTCGTCGCAGCAACAGCTCAGACAGTTCCCGTTGA